A window of Pseudomonas mucidolens contains these coding sequences:
- a CDS encoding DnaJ C-terminal domain-containing protein: MDFKDYYKILGVEPTADDKEIKAAYRKLARKYHPDVSKEKDAEAKFKDASEAYEALKSADKRAEYDELRKYGQHGQPFQGPPGWQSRGGFSGNQGTEDFSDFFSSIFGSRGDAFGGGQRRSAGRKGQDVEMQLSVFLEETLSNESKQINFQVPQYNAAGQHVSNTTKSLNVKIPAGVADGERIRLKGQGAPGIGGGANGDLYLIIRFAPHPKFEVEGENLVITLPLAPWELALGTEVAVPTLTGKINLKVPAGSQNGQRMRAKGHGLMNKAGQRGYLFVQLKAVMPKQADDETIALWQALAKQANFNPREHF, from the coding sequence ATGGATTTCAAAGACTACTACAAGATTCTGGGGGTCGAGCCGACGGCGGATGATAAGGAAATCAAGGCCGCCTACCGCAAGCTCGCGCGTAAATATCACCCGGATGTCAGCAAGGAAAAAGACGCCGAAGCCAAGTTCAAAGATGCGTCCGAAGCCTATGAAGCGTTGAAAAGTGCCGACAAGCGCGCCGAATACGATGAGCTGCGCAAGTACGGCCAGCACGGCCAACCGTTCCAGGGGCCGCCAGGTTGGCAGAGCCGTGGCGGTTTTAGCGGTAACCAGGGTACCGAGGATTTTTCGGACTTTTTCAGTTCGATTTTCGGTAGCCGTGGCGACGCCTTCGGCGGCGGCCAACGCCGTAGCGCCGGGCGCAAGGGCCAAGACGTGGAGATGCAGCTGTCGGTGTTTCTGGAAGAGACGCTGTCGAACGAGTCCAAGCAAATTAACTTCCAGGTGCCGCAATACAACGCGGCGGGGCAACACGTCAGCAACACCACCAAGAGCCTGAATGTGAAGATTCCGGCCGGTGTGGCCGATGGCGAACGCATCCGCCTGAAGGGGCAGGGCGCGCCCGGAATTGGTGGTGGCGCCAATGGCGACCTGTACCTGATCATCCGCTTTGCCCCGCATCCGAAGTTCGAGGTGGAAGGCGAAAACCTGGTGATCACCTTGCCGCTGGCCCCATGGGAACTGGCGTTGGGCACGGAAGTGGCAGTGCCGACCCTGACCGGCAAGATCAACCTGAAAGTGCCCGCCGGCAGCCAGAACGGCCAGCGCATGCGCGCCAAGGGCCACGGTTTGATGAACAAGGCCGGGCAGCGTGGCTATCTGTTTGTGCAGCTCAAGGCGGTGATGCCTAAACAGGCGGACGACGAGACTATCGCGCTGTGGCAGGCATTGGCGAAGCAGGCCAATTTCAATCCGCGCGAGCATTTCTGA
- a CDS encoding Hsp70 family protein translates to MKNPSPARACGIDFGTSNSTVGWIRPGMETLIALEDDKITLPSVVFFNFEERRPVYGRLALHEYLEGYEGRLMRSLKSLLGSKLIKHDTSVLGTAMPFTDLLALFIGQLKSRAEANAGREFEEVVLGRPVFFVDDDPMADKEAEDTLVDVARKIGFKEVSFQYEPIAAAFDYESTIEKEELVLIVDIGGGTSDFSLVRLSPERRTHANRHADILATGGVHIGGTDFDKQLSLQGMMPLFGYGSRMKSGAYMPTSHHMNLATWHTINSVYSQKSQLALGSMRYDIEDTGGIDRLFKLIEQRAGHWLAMEVEETKIQLTHDDSRHVPLDRVEPGLSVELSRALFESAIDNLLERVRNSVTQLLDDASVDVAQVDTVFFTGGSSGIPALRHSVSAMLPNARHVEGNIFGSIGSGLAIEASKRYGY, encoded by the coding sequence ATGAAAAACCCATCCCCAGCCCGTGCCTGCGGTATCGACTTCGGCACGTCCAACTCCACTGTCGGCTGGATCCGTCCCGGCATGGAAACGCTTATCGCGCTGGAGGACGACAAGATCACGCTGCCGTCGGTGGTGTTCTTCAACTTTGAAGAACGCCGCCCGGTCTACGGCCGCCTGGCGCTGCACGAGTACCTGGAAGGGTATGAAGGCCGCCTGATGCGCTCGCTCAAGAGTCTGCTGGGTTCCAAGCTGATCAAGCACGACACCAGCGTCCTGGGCACGGCCATGCCGTTCACCGATTTGCTGGCGCTGTTTATCGGTCAGCTCAAGAGCCGCGCCGAAGCCAATGCTGGTCGCGAGTTCGAGGAAGTGGTGCTGGGCCGCCCGGTGTTTTTCGTCGACGATGACCCGATGGCCGACAAAGAGGCCGAAGATACGCTGGTGGACGTGGCCCGCAAGATCGGTTTCAAGGAAGTGTCCTTCCAGTACGAACCGATTGCCGCGGCCTTCGATTACGAATCCACGATTGAAAAAGAAGAGCTGGTACTGATCGTCGACATCGGCGGGGGTACCTCCGACTTCTCGCTGGTGCGCCTGTCGCCTGAGCGTCGCACCCATGCCAACCGCCATGCCGACATCCTCGCCACCGGCGGTGTGCATATCGGCGGCACCGACTTCGACAAGCAGCTCAGCCTGCAAGGCATGATGCCGTTGTTCGGCTACGGCAGCCGCATGAAAAGCGGCGCCTACATGCCCACCAGCCATCACATGAACCTGGCCACCTGGCACACCATCAACTCGGTCTACTCGCAAAAATCCCAACTAGCCCTGGGCAGCATGCGCTATGACATCGAAGACACCGGTGGTATCGACCGCCTGTTCAAACTGATCGAGCAACGCGCCGGGCACTGGCTGGCGATGGAGGTCGAGGAGACCAAAATCCAGCTGACCCACGACGACAGCCGCCATGTGCCGCTGGATCGGGTTGAACCGGGCTTGAGTGTGGAGTTGAGCCGGGCGCTGTTCGAGTCCGCCATCGACAACCTGCTGGAGCGGGTGCGCAATAGCGTGACGCAACTGCTCGACGATGCCTCGGTGGACGTGGCCCAGGTGGACACGGTGTTTTTTACCGGTGGCTCCAGCGGTATTCCAGCGCTGCGCCACAGCGTCTCGGCGATGTTGCCGAATGCGCGGCATGTCGAGGGGAACATCTTCGGCAGCATCGGCAGCGGCCTGGCAATCGAAGCCAGCAAACGCTACGGCTACTGA
- a CDS encoding AI-2E family transporter yields the protein MPTFSQRHVLLLASYIIIFGGLLLVLPLKLLPSLLAGLLVFELVNMLTPQLQRLIEGRRARWLAVALLGTLIVSTLALLFAGAISFLLHEAENPGASLDKFMGVVDRARGQLPPFLDAYLPASAAEFRVAIGQWLGKHLSELQLVGKDAAHMFVTLLIGMVLGAIMALQRVPDLTQRKPLAAVLFDRLHLLVQAFRNIVFAQIKIAALNTVFTAVFLAVVLPLCGIHLPLTKTLIVLTFLLGLLPVIGNLISNTLITIVALSLSIWVAVAALGYLIVIHKVEYFLNARIVGGQISAKSWELLLAMLVFEAAFGLPGVVAGPIYYAYLKSELKLAGMV from the coding sequence ATGCCAACGTTTTCTCAGCGTCATGTGTTGCTGCTGGCCAGTTACATCATCATTTTCGGCGGGTTGCTACTGGTCTTGCCGTTAAAACTGCTGCCCAGCCTGTTGGCCGGCCTGCTGGTCTTTGAGCTGGTCAACATGCTTACCCCGCAATTGCAGCGGCTGATCGAAGGTCGGCGCGCGCGCTGGCTGGCCGTAGCCTTGCTGGGCACCTTGATCGTCAGCACGTTGGCGTTACTTTTCGCCGGAGCTATCAGCTTCCTGCTGCACGAGGCGGAAAACCCCGGCGCTTCCCTGGATAAATTCATGGGCGTGGTCGACCGCGCTCGCGGCCAGTTACCGCCGTTTCTCGACGCGTACCTGCCGGCCAGCGCCGCCGAGTTCCGCGTGGCCATCGGCCAATGGCTGGGCAAGCACCTGAGCGAGTTGCAACTGGTGGGCAAGGACGCGGCACACATGTTCGTGACCTTGCTGATCGGCATGGTGCTGGGCGCCATCATGGCGCTGCAACGTGTGCCTGATCTCACCCAGCGCAAGCCCCTGGCCGCCGTGTTGTTCGATCGCCTGCACCTGTTGGTTCAGGCCTTTCGCAACATCGTCTTCGCACAGATCAAAATCGCTGCCCTCAATACCGTGTTCACCGCGGTCTTTCTCGCGGTGGTGCTGCCGCTGTGCGGGATTCATTTGCCGCTGACCAAGACGTTGATCGTCCTGACCTTCCTGCTGGGCCTGCTGCCGGTGATCGGCAACCTGATCTCCAATACCCTGATCACCATCGTCGCCCTGTCGCTGTCGATCTGGGTCGCGGTGGCGGCGCTGGGTTATCTGATCGTGATCCACAAGGTCGAGTACTTCCTCAACGCGCGCATCGTCGGTGGGCAGATCAGCGCCAAGTCGTGGGAGCTGTTGTTGGCGATGCTGGTGTTTGAAGCCGCATTCGGTTTGCCGGGTGTGGTGGCCGGGCCGATTTATTATGCGTACTTGAAGAGTGAGTTGAAGCTGGCGGGGATGGTGTAG
- a CDS encoding PsiF family protein has product MKMLRIPLLMVGLLLCSQGFAATAQQNKMTTCNAEASTKSLKGDERKAFMKTCLSAPAANDAKALTPQQQKMKNCNASAKTQALTGDARKTFMSTCLKK; this is encoded by the coding sequence ATGAAGATGCTGCGTATTCCGTTGTTGATGGTTGGCTTGTTGCTCTGCTCCCAAGGATTTGCGGCCACGGCCCAGCAAAACAAAATGACCACCTGCAACGCCGAAGCCTCCACCAAGAGCTTGAAAGGTGATGAGCGCAAAGCGTTCATGAAGACTTGCCTATCGGCCCCTGCGGCCAACGATGCCAAGGCCCTGACCCCACAGCAGCAGAAAATGAAGAACTGCAATGCGTCGGCGAAGACCCAGGCGCTGACCGGCGATGCACGCAAGACCTTTATGAGCACGTGCCTGAAGAAATAA
- a CDS encoding DMT family transporter gives MQYAYPLLAIFIWAGNTVINKLAVGAIFPAEIGFYRWLLAAVFFTPFMFKPVIANWPLIRPNLGKIFILGVLGMAVYQSLAYYAATLTTATNMGIILSLMPLMVLAAAIISLGQRLTAGALAGAVLSFVGVLVVVSSGSLGALLQHGLNLGDGMMLVATLAYAIYSTLLKKWQLRVPPLVLLYLQVLVAVVVLFPLFLSSEKVGLGSSNIGLVLYACLLASMLAPLAWMHSVKHLGPSRTTLFFNLLPLITALIAAVVLKEQLAWYHLIGGLLTLGGVILSERWTTPIGTKSSLT, from the coding sequence ATGCAATACGCTTATCCGCTGCTGGCGATTTTTATCTGGGCGGGCAATACCGTGATCAACAAACTGGCGGTGGGCGCGATCTTTCCCGCCGAGATCGGTTTTTACCGCTGGTTGCTGGCGGCCGTCTTCTTTACCCCGTTCATGTTCAAGCCGGTCATTGCCAATTGGCCACTGATTCGCCCTAACCTGGGCAAGATCTTCATCCTCGGTGTGCTGGGCATGGCGGTTTACCAGAGCCTGGCGTATTACGCCGCAACCCTGACCACCGCGACCAACATGGGCATTATCCTGTCGCTGATGCCATTGATGGTCCTGGCCGCCGCCATCATCAGCCTCGGTCAGCGCCTGACCGCCGGCGCGCTGGCCGGCGCGGTGCTGTCGTTCGTCGGCGTGCTGGTGGTGGTGTCCTCCGGCAGTCTTGGCGCCCTGCTGCAACATGGACTGAATCTGGGGGACGGCATGATGCTGGTCGCCACGTTGGCCTACGCGATCTACAGCACCCTGCTGAAAAAGTGGCAATTGCGCGTGCCACCACTGGTGCTTCTGTATTTGCAGGTATTGGTCGCGGTGGTGGTGCTGTTCCCGCTGTTTTTGAGCTCGGAGAAGGTCGGCCTCGGCAGTTCGAATATTGGCCTGGTGCTGTATGCCTGCCTGCTGGCCTCGATGCTTGCGCCTTTGGCCTGGATGCATTCGGTCAAGCACCTGGGACCGAGCCGGACGACCTTGTTTTTCAACCTGCTGCCATTGATCACCGCGTTGATTGCGGCGGTGGTGCTCAAGGAGCAGTTGGCCTGGTATCACTTGATCGGCGGGTTACTGACGTTGGGCGGGGTCATTTTGTCGGAACGCTGGACGACGCCGATTGGCACCAAAAGCAGCCTCACCTGA
- a CDS encoding esterase/lipase family protein, whose product MPQSLATRYPLVLVPGMLGFVRLVLYPYWYGIVPALRAGGAQVFAVQVAPLNSSEVRGEQLLAQIERIRRETGAEKVNLIGHSQGSLSARYAAAKRPDWVASVTSVAGPNHGSELADHIHTHYPADSAKGRIMSALLRLIGIIMGVLETGYRGPRFAVDIHASHHSLTREGVALFNRQYPQGLPATWGGQGAEEVDGVRYYSWSGTLQPGKTDRGRNLLDGTHRSCRLFARTFVREKGQCDGMVGRYSSHLGTVIRDDYALDHFDIVNQSLGLVGKGAEPVRLFVEHAQRLKAAGV is encoded by the coding sequence ATGCCGCAGTCGTTGGCTACACGTTACCCTCTGGTGCTGGTGCCGGGGATGCTTGGGTTTGTGCGGCTGGTGCTCTACCCGTACTGGTATGGCATCGTCCCGGCGTTGCGTGCGGGTGGGGCGCAGGTGTTTGCGGTGCAGGTGGCGCCGCTCAACTCCAGTGAGGTGCGTGGCGAGCAATTGTTGGCGCAGATCGAACGGATTCGTCGCGAGACCGGCGCCGAGAAGGTCAACCTGATCGGGCATAGCCAGGGTTCGCTGAGCGCCCGTTATGCGGCGGCCAAGCGCCCGGACTGGGTAGCGTCCGTGACCTCGGTGGCCGGGCCCAATCACGGTTCGGAGCTGGCGGACCATATCCACACCCATTACCCGGCTGACAGCGCCAAGGGGCGGATCATGAGCGCATTGCTGCGGTTGATCGGGATCATCATGGGCGTGCTGGAAACGGGGTATCGCGGGCCACGCTTTGCGGTCGATATCCATGCGTCCCATCACTCGCTGACCCGCGAAGGCGTGGCGCTGTTCAATCGTCAATACCCACAAGGGTTGCCCGCCACGTGGGGCGGGCAGGGCGCCGAAGAGGTTGACGGCGTACGTTATTACTCCTGGTCCGGCACCTTGCAGCCGGGCAAGACCGATCGCGGACGCAACCTGCTGGATGGCACCCACCGCAGTTGTCGGCTGTTTGCCCGTACGTTCGTGCGGGAAAAGGGTCAATGCGACGGCATGGTCGGGCGCTACAGTTCGCACTTGGGCACGGTGATCCGCGACGACTATGCGCTGGACCATTTCGATATCGTCAACCAGTCACTCGGGTTGGTGGGCAAGGGCGCCGAACCTGTGCGCCTGTTCGTCGAACACGCGCAAAGACTCAAGGCCGCCGGCGTCTAG
- a CDS encoding FMN-dependent NADH-azoreductase — MNKILAIHGSPRGERSHSRRLAEAFLQVWQTTHPDAQLTRREVGRAFIPHVSEAFVAANFYPEPQARPLAMQADLQLSDELVGELIDHDLLVFSTPMYNFGLPSGLKAWIDHIVRMGLTFDVTQDSQGIAQYQRLLQGKKALIVTSRGGSGFGPGGEYAAMNHADPHLRTALEFIGIDDITVIAAEGEESVPEAFRRSSDEAERQLRDLARTF, encoded by the coding sequence ATGAATAAAATACTTGCTATCCATGGCAGCCCGCGTGGCGAACGCTCGCATTCGCGGCGTTTGGCAGAAGCCTTTCTCCAGGTTTGGCAAACCACCCATCCTGATGCGCAACTGACCCGCCGGGAAGTCGGGCGTGCCTTCATTCCGCATGTCAGCGAAGCCTTTGTCGCGGCGAATTTTTACCCCGAGCCCCAGGCGCGTCCCCTGGCCATGCAGGCGGATTTGCAATTGAGTGATGAGTTGGTCGGTGAGCTGATCGACCATGATCTGCTGGTGTTTTCCACACCGATGTACAACTTCGGGTTGCCCAGCGGCCTGAAGGCCTGGATTGACCATATCGTACGCATGGGGCTGACCTTCGACGTCACTCAGGACAGTCAGGGCATTGCCCAATACCAGCGCTTGCTGCAAGGCAAGAAAGCGCTGATCGTCACCAGCCGTGGCGGCAGTGGTTTTGGCCCGGGTGGCGAGTACGCGGCGATGAACCACGCGGACCCGCATCTGCGTACGGCGTTGGAGTTTATCGGGATTGACGACATCACGGTGATTGCCGCCGAGGGCGAAGAATCCGTCCCCGAAGCATTTCGTCGTTCCAGCGATGAGGCCGAGCGCCAATTGCGCGATCTGGCGCGCACGTTCTGA
- a CDS encoding LysR substrate-binding domain-containing protein has translation MFASLPLTALRAFESASRLLSFKAAARELSVTPTAVSHQIRSLETWLGVPLFERLPRQVRLTACGERLFHSLHGALLDVAHSVDSLRPQRSAGHLTVSTTPAFAALWLVPRLGRFYAAHPDINVRLDTQCEVVDLQQDASIDLVIRYSLEDYLNLHNLCLFDECFAVYGAPEQVAQASTQVPTLISVRWHNSKLYALGWQAWCERAGEPWLLPSRPMREYDEEHYALQAAIAGQGLVLASNILVSESVASGLLVPYKPQVSVDGAGYSALCVPGRERHPPVRAFFQWLREEARLSGHSSKIR, from the coding sequence ATGTTTGCCTCGCTGCCCCTCACCGCCCTGCGTGCCTTTGAATCGGCGTCGCGCCTGCTCAGTTTCAAGGCGGCTGCCAGAGAGTTGTCGGTCACGCCGACCGCTGTCTCCCATCAGATTCGTTCGCTGGAAACCTGGCTGGGAGTGCCCTTGTTCGAGCGACTGCCGCGTCAGGTCCGCCTCACCGCTTGCGGTGAACGCTTGTTCCACAGCCTGCATGGCGCACTGCTTGACGTTGCCCACAGCGTCGACAGCCTGCGCCCGCAGCGCAGCGCCGGCCATCTCACGGTCTCCACCACGCCAGCCTTCGCCGCCCTGTGGCTGGTGCCTCGGCTCGGACGTTTCTATGCCGCCCACCCGGACATCAATGTGCGCCTTGATACCCAGTGCGAGGTGGTGGATCTGCAGCAGGATGCCAGCATTGACTTGGTAATTCGCTACAGCCTCGAGGACTACCTGAACCTGCACAACCTGTGCTTGTTCGACGAGTGTTTCGCGGTCTACGGCGCCCCCGAGCAAGTGGCCCAGGCCAGCACCCAGGTGCCGACCCTGATCAGCGTGCGCTGGCATAACTCCAAGCTCTACGCCCTCGGCTGGCAAGCCTGGTGTGAACGCGCTGGCGAGCCGTGGTTATTGCCATCCCGGCCCATGCGCGAATACGACGAGGAGCATTACGCGCTGCAAGCGGCGATTGCCGGCCAAGGCCTGGTGCTGGCCAGCAATATCCTGGTCTCGGAAAGCGTGGCCAGCGGGTTGCTGGTGCCGTACAAGCCCCAGGTCAGTGTCGACGGCGCCGGCTACAGCGCGCTGTGTGTGCCGGGCCGCGAGCGTCATCCGCCGGTCAGGGCATTTTTCCAATGGCTGCGCGAAGAGGCGCGACTGTCCGGCCACAGCAGCAAAATCCGATAA
- a CDS encoding ferritin-like domain-containing protein, with protein MTEANLTDVATLRTRARQNVENGAVTEGYEADREEIIRLLNTSLATELVCVLRYKRHYFMASGIKAAVAAQEFLEHATQEAEHADKLAERIVQLGGEPEFNPDLLSKNSHAQYVAGKSLKEMVYEDLVAERIAVDSYREIIQYIGDKDPTTRRIFEDILAQEEEHADDMADILESL; from the coding sequence ATGACTGAAGCAAATTTGACTGACGTTGCGACCCTGCGCACACGCGCCCGCCAGAACGTCGAAAACGGTGCCGTGACCGAAGGCTACGAGGCTGACCGCGAAGAAATCATCCGCTTGCTCAACACATCGCTGGCCACCGAGCTGGTCTGCGTCCTGCGTTACAAGCGTCACTATTTCATGGCCAGCGGGATAAAAGCCGCCGTTGCTGCCCAGGAGTTCCTCGAGCACGCCACCCAGGAAGCCGAACACGCGGACAAACTGGCCGAACGTATCGTGCAGTTGGGCGGCGAGCCGGAGTTCAATCCGGATCTGCTGTCGAAAAACTCCCACGCCCAATACGTGGCGGGCAAGAGCCTGAAGGAAATGGTCTACGAAGACCTGGTAGCCGAACGGATCGCGGTCGACAGCTACCGCGAGATCATTCAGTACATCGGCGACAAAGACCCCACCACACGACGGATCTTTGAAGACATTCTCGCCCAGGAAGAAGAACACGCCGACGACATGGCCGACATCCTCGAAAGCCTGTAA
- a CDS encoding AsmA family protein: MTRTRKILAWSCASFVLLIAVVVLVLVFFDWNRIKPSLNAKVSEELHRPFAINGDLSVAWQREPEEGGWRAWIPWPHVVAEDLTLGNPEWSKKPQMVTLKRVELRISPLALLTQRVVIPRIDLTEPSAELQRLADGRANWTFQFDPKDPNAEPSNWVVDIGAIGFDKGHVTLDDQTLKTRLDVVIDPLGKPIPFNEIVGESDAKKALEKGSAPQDYAFGLTVSGQYHGQKLAGSGKIGGLLALQDAAKPFPVQAQVKIADTRIAVAGTLTDPLNLGALDVRLKLSGNSLGNLYPLTGVTLPDSPAYSTNGHLTAKLHEPGGASFRYENFNGKIGNSDIHGDLAYVASQPRPKLSGALVSNQLLLADLAPLIGADSNAKQKARGGMSKQPATKVLPVEEFRTERWRDMDADVEFTGKRIVHSADLPFTDLYTHLVLNDGQLSLEPLRFGVAGGKLDAQIRLNGHITPLEGRAKLTARNFKLKQLFPTFEPMKTSFGELNGDADIAGRGNSVAALLGTANGDLKMLVNDGAISRGLMEIAGLNVGNYVVGKIFGDEEVKINCAAADFGIKRGLATTRLFVFDTENAIIYVDGTANMSSEQLDLTITPESKGFRLFSLRSPLYVNGPFIKPNAGVKAVPLMLRGAGMIALGVIVGPAAGLLALVAPSGDVPNQCVPLLQQMKEGKAPKTVKD, from the coding sequence ATGACGCGCACCCGTAAAATTCTCGCCTGGAGCTGCGCCAGCTTCGTTCTGCTCATTGCTGTGGTGGTACTGGTTCTGGTGTTTTTCGATTGGAATCGAATCAAGCCGTCGCTCAATGCCAAAGTCTCCGAAGAGCTGCATCGCCCGTTTGCCATCAATGGCGATTTGTCGGTGGCCTGGCAACGCGAGCCTGAGGAAGGCGGGTGGCGAGCCTGGATTCCATGGCCCCATGTGGTGGCCGAAGACCTGACCCTGGGCAACCCAGAATGGTCGAAAAAGCCGCAGATGGTCACGCTCAAGCGCGTCGAGTTGCGTATTTCCCCCTTGGCATTGTTGACCCAGCGTGTGGTGATCCCGCGTATCGACCTCACCGAACCAAGTGCCGAACTGCAGCGGCTGGCCGATGGGCGCGCCAACTGGACCTTCCAGTTCGATCCGAAGGATCCGAACGCCGAACCTTCCAATTGGGTGGTGGACATCGGTGCCATCGGCTTTGACAAGGGCCACGTCACCCTCGACGACCAAACCCTCAAAACTCGCCTCGACGTAGTGATCGACCCTTTGGGCAAGCCGATTCCCTTTAATGAAATCGTTGGCGAAAGTGATGCCAAGAAGGCGCTGGAGAAGGGCTCGGCACCTCAGGATTACGCGTTCGGCCTTACAGTCAGTGGCCAATACCACGGCCAGAAACTCGCCGGCAGCGGCAAGATCGGTGGGCTGCTGGCGCTGCAGGACGCCGCCAAACCCTTTCCGGTGCAAGCCCAGGTCAAGATTGCCGATACCCGCATCGCGGTAGCGGGCACCCTGACCGACCCCTTGAACCTCGGGGCCCTGGATGTGCGCCTCAAGCTATCCGGCAACAGCCTGGGCAACCTTTATCCATTGACCGGCGTAACCCTGCCGGACTCGCCGGCCTATTCCACCAACGGCCACCTGACCGCCAAGCTCCACGAGCCCGGCGGCGCGTCGTTCCGCTATGAGAACTTCAACGGCAAGATTGGCAACAGTGACATTCATGGCGACCTGGCCTATGTCGCCAGCCAGCCACGGCCCAAACTCAGCGGTGCGTTGGTCTCCAACCAATTGTTGCTGGCCGACCTGGCGCCGCTGATCGGCGCGGACTCCAACGCCAAGCAAAAGGCGCGTGGCGGAATGAGCAAGCAGCCGGCGACCAAGGTGCTGCCGGTGGAGGAGTTCCGCACCGAGCGCTGGCGTGACATGGACGCGGATGTCGAGTTCACGGGCAAGCGTATCGTCCACAGCGCCGACCTGCCGTTCACTGACCTCTACACGCACCTGGTGCTCAACGACGGCCAGTTGAGCCTAGAACCCCTGCGCTTCGGCGTGGCCGGCGGCAAGCTCGATGCGCAGATTCGCCTCAACGGGCACATCACTCCGCTGGAAGGCCGGGCGAAACTAACGGCGCGCAACTTCAAACTCAAGCAACTGTTCCCGACCTTCGAGCCGATGAAAACCAGCTTCGGTGAACTCAATGGGGATGCCGATATCGCCGGCCGCGGCAATTCGGTTGCGGCGTTGTTGGGCACTGCGAATGGCGATCTGAAGATGTTGGTCAACGACGGCGCCATCAGCCGTGGACTGATGGAAATCGCCGGGTTGAACGTGGGTAACTATGTCGTCGGCAAGATATTTGGCGACGAGGAAGTGAAGATCAACTGCGCGGCGGCGGACTTCGGCATCAAGCGTGGCCTGGCTACCACCCGTCTGTTTGTGTTCGATACCGAGAACGCAATCATCTACGTCGACGGCACGGCCAACATGAGCAGTGAACAGTTGGACCTGACGATTACACCTGAGTCCAAAGGCTTCCGTCTGTTTTCCCTGCGTTCACCGTTGTACGTGAACGGGCCGTTCATCAAGCCGAACGCCGGAGTCAAAGCGGTGCCATTGATGTTGCGGGGGGCGGGGATGATCGCGTTGGGCGTGATCGTCGGGCCAGCGGCGGGGTTGCTGGCGCTGGTGGCGCCGAGTGGCGATGTCCCGAACCAATGTGTGCCGCTGTTGCAGCAGATGAAGGAAGGCAAGGCGCCGAAAACGGTGAAAGACTGA
- a CDS encoding TetR family transcriptional regulator, with product MLPRAEQKQQTRLALMDAARHLMECGRGFGSLSLREVAKTAGIVPTGFYRHFADMDQLGLALVSEVGQTFRATIRLVRHNEFVMGGIIDASVRIFLDVVAANRSQFLFLAREQYGGCLAVRQAIATLRENITSDLAADLTLMPKLQHLDAKGLHVMAGLIVKSVFATLPDIIDPPAEALPPHLTPQAKITQQLRFIFIGLKHWQGLGSTE from the coding sequence ATGCTGCCCCGCGCTGAACAGAAGCAACAGACCCGCCTCGCCTTGATGGATGCAGCTCGCCATCTGATGGAGTGCGGCCGAGGGTTTGGCAGCCTGAGCCTGCGCGAAGTGGCCAAGACCGCCGGCATCGTACCCACCGGGTTCTACCGGCACTTTGCCGACATGGATCAACTGGGCCTGGCACTGGTCAGTGAAGTCGGTCAGACCTTCCGGGCCACGATCCGTCTGGTACGCCACAATGAGTTCGTCATGGGCGGCATCATCGACGCCTCGGTACGCATCTTTCTAGATGTAGTGGCCGCCAACCGTTCGCAATTTTTGTTCCTGGCCCGCGAGCAATACGGCGGCTGCCTGGCCGTACGTCAAGCCATCGCCACCTTGCGCGAGAACATCACCTCGGACCTCGCCGCCGACCTGACCTTGATGCCCAAGCTCCAGCATCTGGATGCCAAAGGCTTGCATGTGATGGCGGGCCTGATCGTCAAGAGCGTGTTCGCCACCCTGCCCGACATCATCGATCCACCCGCCGAAGCGTTGCCACCGCACCTCACGCCTCAGGCGAAGATCACCCAGCAACTGCGGTTCATCTTTATCGGCCTCAAACATTGGCAAGGCCTGGGCAGTACCGAGTAA
- a CDS encoding C40 family peptidase: MLKSFLSLLIVSLLLITPSSWANVIQRHSSLAPFNTSLQTVPKPSIDNVIDRAHALLGTPYRWGGTSVEQGFDCSGFLVYLFKTEANILIPRTTAAMHRSTAATIKRDALKPGDAVFFKGNGRGRINHVGLYIGEGKFIHSPRTGKNIRIDSLANSYWKKHYTTAKRFHAVR; the protein is encoded by the coding sequence ATGCTCAAGTCATTTTTATCTTTACTCATCGTCAGCCTGTTGTTGATCACGCCGTCGAGCTGGGCCAACGTCATCCAGCGTCACTCGTCACTGGCGCCCTTCAATACGTCGTTGCAGACGGTTCCCAAGCCGTCCATCGATAACGTCATCGACCGCGCTCACGCCTTGCTCGGCACGCCGTACCGCTGGGGCGGAACGTCGGTGGAACAGGGTTTCGATTGCAGCGGCTTTCTGGTGTACCTGTTCAAGACCGAAGCCAATATCCTGATACCACGCACCACGGCGGCGATGCACCGCTCAACCGCCGCGACGATCAAGCGTGATGCGCTGAAACCCGGCGATGCAGTGTTTTTCAAGGGCAATGGGCGCGGTCGGATCAATCATGTCGGCCTGTATATCGGCGAAGGCAAGTTCATTCATTCGCCACGCACTGGCAAGAACATCCGCATCGATTCGTTGGCCAACAGCTACTGGAAAAAACACTACACCACCGCCAAGCGTTTTCACGCGGTGCGTTGA